One Microcoleus sp. FACHB-831 DNA segment encodes these proteins:
- a CDS encoding putative PEP-binding protein: MDNLYWLDQIQSADRPLVGEKAFTLAGLLQAGFPVQPGFVVPAPNFREFLESINWTEPLGFDLPHSSLHLDVDNPQQLQRVARQIRCEIKNAALPQSCVSTLEVGWNCVASAPSLECAPSLALHNGLLPPETSGLYESHICLREPEALAISLKQTWAEVFRSRSLFYWQRRGIEILQLSLAVLVQPAARAIASGTLELIPTGFAIQATWGANIALVKGEVIPDFYLIHPETGEVLSREIGTKTKAYRLSLEHAQAVKSKSVLQAYLLDDEQQKQYALEETYRCQLIELAMRLNANLNKPFYLEWTLCKLEDSSAAQLYITSISTGDEGIKDGRLGIGRILPQHPLPLLPRAAPSFVSHEPASVAQASAGMFPPQHHHLEVALSEKLTTEKAASPLVDAFATLNSVKHEVFSAQSLEATNLITGVAAASGRVVAKAQVIRGVSHNWSSIPPGTIIVAKNVHPDWLVLLRHAAGVVAEQGGMTCHAAIIARELGIPAVVGAADATRLIQSGEDLRVDGDKGEVHIGDWGTDDPLWELEAMGNPETAIGIGGNGEWQLPAPDAQSSISNRDYPIPIATQLLVNLNQPNSIQRAANLPVDGVGLLRSELIVLEVLEERTPLWWLEQGRKRELVQKLTEKIWQFARAFEPRPVFYRSLDMRDSLAVAALNEKFPSSASFGSTEVDPMLGMRGTLSYIADPTLFEIELAALAQVWERYTNVNLILPFVRTVEEFSFCRQKVELAGLTGHSQFQLWIMAEVPSVLFLLPEYVKAGVQGIAIGTNDLTQLLLGVSRDQAHMVAAFNERHPAVMSAIAQLIGGAKQAGIPCSICGVAPARYPEVIDALVRWGITSISVEVDAVERTYSAIARAEQRLILEAARRQLEN, translated from the coding sequence GTGGACAACCTTTACTGGCTCGACCAGATACAATCGGCTGACCGTCCCCTAGTAGGTGAGAAAGCTTTTACTCTAGCTGGGTTGTTGCAGGCAGGCTTTCCCGTCCAACCTGGTTTTGTGGTTCCGGCGCCAAACTTTCGGGAATTTCTAGAAAGTATTAATTGGACAGAGCCGTTGGGCTTCGATCTGCCGCATTCTTCACTGCATCTGGATGTCGATAATCCCCAGCAGTTGCAGCGGGTAGCCAGACAGATTCGCTGCGAAATTAAGAATGCTGCTCTACCCCAGTCGTGCGTATCAACATTGGAGGTAGGGTGGAATTGCGTAGCATCAGCCCCATCTTTAGAATGCGCCCCCTCTTTGGCGCTGCATAACGGACTATTACCCCCAGAAACTTCTGGACTATATGAATCGCACATCTGTTTGCGAGAACCGGAAGCACTGGCTATTAGCCTCAAGCAAACATGGGCAGAGGTCTTTCGTTCGCGCAGTCTATTTTACTGGCAGCGTAGAGGTATCGAGATTCTTCAGCTTTCCTTAGCTGTTTTAGTGCAACCAGCAGCTAGAGCGATCGCCAGCGGGACTCTAGAACTCATACCCACGGGTTTTGCTATCCAGGCAACATGGGGAGCTAATATTGCCCTTGTCAAGGGTGAAGTGATTCCAGACTTTTACCTGATACACCCAGAAACCGGGGAGGTGCTATCGAGGGAAATAGGTACAAAAACAAAGGCTTATCGTTTATCTCTCGAACACGCGCAAGCAGTGAAAAGCAAGAGTGTTCTGCAAGCTTATCTACTCGACGACGAGCAACAAAAACAATACGCCCTAGAAGAAACCTACCGATGCCAGCTAATCGAGTTGGCAATGCGGCTCAACGCGAACCTGAACAAACCTTTTTACTTAGAGTGGACGCTCTGCAAACTAGAAGATAGTTCCGCAGCGCAACTGTATATCACCAGTATTAGTACGGGGGACGAGGGGATTAAGGATGGCAGATTGGGGATTGGCAGAATTCTTCCCCAGCACCCATTGCCCCTACTCCCCAGAGCAGCTCCCAGCTTTGTCAGTCACGAACCTGCGTCTGTTGCACAAGCGTCGGCGGGTATGTTTCCACCACAGCACCATCACTTAGAAGTTGCTCTTAGTGAAAAGTTAACAACCGAAAAAGCAGCCAGTCCATTAGTGGATGCTTTCGCAACACTGAATTCTGTTAAGCATGAAGTATTTTCAGCTCAGTCTCTAGAAGCCACGAATTTGATAACAGGAGTGGCGGCGGCGTCAGGACGGGTAGTTGCCAAAGCACAAGTGATTCGTGGCGTAAGCCATAATTGGTCAAGTATTCCACCAGGGACGATCATAGTTGCTAAAAACGTTCACCCGGACTGGCTGGTGCTGCTAAGACACGCTGCGGGTGTTGTTGCCGAACAGGGAGGAATGACTTGCCATGCTGCAATTATTGCTAGAGAATTGGGCATCCCAGCCGTAGTTGGTGCTGCGGATGCCACCCGACTAATTCAAAGTGGCGAGGATCTGAGGGTGGATGGAGATAAGGGAGAAGTTCATATAGGTGACTGGGGAACTGACGACCCCCTTTGGGAATTAGAGGCAATGGGGAACCCGGAGACTGCTATAGGGATTGGGGGCAATGGAGAATGGCAACTTCCGGCTCCGGACGCCCAATCCTCAATCAGCAATCGCGATTACCCAATTCCGATTGCTACTCAACTACTCGTCAACCTGAATCAGCCAAACTCGATTCAGCGTGCTGCTAATTTACCAGTGGATGGGGTGGGGTTATTGCGCTCGGAACTGATAGTTCTGGAAGTGCTGGAGGAGCGCACCCCCTTGTGGTGGCTCGAACAAGGGCGCAAGCGCGAGTTGGTGCAAAAGCTGACGGAGAAAATATGGCAGTTTGCCCGTGCCTTTGAACCGCGTCCCGTATTTTACCGCTCTTTGGATATGCGAGACTCGTTAGCAGTCGCTGCGCTAAATGAGAAATTTCCATCTTCGGCATCGTTCGGATCTACCGAAGTCGATCCGATGCTGGGTATGAGGGGGACATTAAGTTATATAGCAGACCCAACTTTATTCGAGATTGAACTGGCTGCTTTAGCTCAGGTATGGGAAAGGTATACAAATGTCAATTTAATTTTGCCTTTTGTTCGCACTGTTGAGGAGTTTTCCTTTTGTCGGCAAAAAGTTGAGCTAGCTGGGCTGACTGGGCATTCCCAGTTCCAGCTTTGGATTATGGCTGAGGTGCCTTCTGTGCTGTTTTTACTACCAGAGTATGTAAAAGCTGGGGTGCAGGGGATAGCGATAGGGACGAACGATCTAACACAGTTATTGTTGGGAGTCTCTCGCGATCAAGCGCATATGGTAGCGGCGTTTAATGAGCGTCATCCAGCAGTGATGAGCGCGATCGCTCAACTAATTGGGGGAGCCAAACAAGCAGGCATACCCTGCTCGATTTGCGGGGTAGCACCAGCGAGGTATCCAGAAGTGATTGATGCCTTAGTGCGCTGGGGCATTACCTCAATTTCGGTCGAAGTGGATGCGGTTGAGCGAACATACAGCGCGATCGCCAGAGCTGAACAACGCCTAATTTTAGAAGCAGCCCGTCGTCAGTTAGAGAATTAG
- a CDS encoding DUF1361 domain-containing protein yields MKTELIDFSAEMLRAWSSNNSWMAWNLFLALVPLALSVWLFRSRRAYIHFWWIGLLLVATFLPKAPFVASYAIRFLRDNRTNYVVWAITLVLIALDVWIVRQGRSRSLFWWLGFLVFIAFLPNAPYVLTDVIHLVEDIRSNYSIWAISLFVIPLYLLFILTGFEAYVLSLINLGEYMKRQGWGKFILWVELCIHALSAVGIYLGRFLRFNSWDFVTNLHTLADSILDDLAGKRPALVMFVTLVVIAGLYWLMKQVSLGIIWRIESAQAPHKKLSHTGSPTAQS; encoded by the coding sequence ATGAAAACTGAACTGATTGACTTTAGTGCTGAGATGTTGCGTGCTTGGTCAAGCAATAATTCTTGGATGGCTTGGAATCTATTTTTGGCTTTAGTACCTTTGGCTCTAAGTGTTTGGCTGTTTCGCAGCAGGCGAGCGTACATTCACTTTTGGTGGATTGGACTGCTGCTTGTTGCCACATTTTTGCCCAAAGCACCGTTTGTTGCGAGCTATGCTATTCGTTTCCTCAGAGATAATCGCACGAACTATGTTGTCTGGGCGATAACTTTAGTTCTGATCGCCTTGGATGTTTGGATAGTGCGCCAGGGCAGATCGCGATCGCTCTTTTGGTGGCTCGGATTCCTCGTTTTTATCGCCTTCTTGCCCAACGCTCCCTATGTTTTGACCGATGTCATTCACCTGGTCGAAGATATTCGTAGCAACTACTCAATATGGGCAATTTCTCTCTTTGTCATCCCTCTGTATTTGTTGTTTATTTTGACTGGGTTTGAAGCTTACGTGCTGTCTCTAATTAACCTGGGCGAATACATGAAACGCCAAGGCTGGGGCAAATTCATCCTTTGGGTAGAGTTATGCATTCATGCTCTTAGCGCAGTTGGTATCTATCTAGGGCGATTTCTACGCTTTAATAGCTGGGACTTTGTTACTAACCTACACACCTTGGCTGACAGCATCTTGGATGATTTGGCTGGCAAACGCCCCGCGTTGGTGATGTTTGTAACCTTAGTCGTAATTGCTGGTTTGTACTGGCTGATGAAGCAGGTAAGTTTGGGGATTATTTGGCGTATAGAATCGGCTCAAGCTCCCCACAAAAAACTATCCCATACAGGCTCGCCAACAGCTCAGTCTTAA
- a CDS encoding S-adenosyl-l-methionine hydroxide adenosyltransferase family protein, with the protein MAQNRLLTLLSDFGLSDVYVGVMKGVIARINPTLTIVDITHEIPPQNIAAGRFCLMNAYPYFPDGTVHVAVVDPGVGSHRRAIAVQLSNCFLVGPDNGLFSGVLSHAQAIIAAVELTNTDYWRTTQPSTTFHGRDIFAPVGAHLAGGVPLEKLGRTIDPSTLVQLPIPECTQTEAGIIGCIQYIDKFGNLITNIPGILVKEKTWTVAAAGISIPSDTSYSNSQVGVPLALVSSGGWVEIAINSGNAHTKLQLNWGDAVQVMVN; encoded by the coding sequence ATGGCTCAAAATAGACTGCTGACTCTTTTAAGCGATTTCGGTCTGAGTGATGTGTATGTAGGGGTGATGAAGGGCGTCATCGCCAGAATTAACCCGACACTGACTATAGTGGATATTACCCATGAGATCCCGCCTCAGAATATTGCTGCTGGTCGGTTTTGTCTGATGAATGCTTACCCGTATTTCCCTGACGGAACGGTGCATGTTGCTGTTGTCGATCCGGGTGTGGGAAGTCACAGACGAGCGATCGCAGTTCAATTATCCAACTGTTTCTTAGTTGGCCCAGATAACGGCTTGTTCAGCGGTGTCCTCAGTCACGCTCAAGCCATTATTGCCGCTGTAGAATTGACAAACACCGACTACTGGCGCACAACCCAACCCAGCACAACCTTTCACGGTCGAGATATATTTGCGCCAGTAGGAGCGCATCTAGCAGGCGGCGTTCCCCTAGAAAAACTTGGGCGAACAATCGACCCCTCAACTTTAGTGCAGCTTCCCATACCTGAATGCACCCAAACCGAGGCTGGTATTATAGGTTGCATCCAATACATTGACAAGTTCGGCAACTTAATTACCAATATCCCCGGTATTTTAGTTAAGGAAAAAACTTGGACTGTTGCGGCTGCTGGGATAAGCATACCCAGCGATACTAGCTATAGTAATAGCCAAGTTGGTGTTCCCCTAGCTTTAGTTAGCAGCGGGGGTTGGGTAGAAATTGCCATTAACAGCGGTAATGCTCACACCAAGTTGCAACTAAATTGGGGAGATGCAGTGCAGGTTATGGTTAATTAA
- a CDS encoding DUF2301 domain-containing membrane protein, whose product MTTVKQQEPEVYQGQFGEFTITQSDRAGVRIYRTGLAIAALTFALGSGLVLFSSNNPAAIAALTPIYACFCAALGVSLVTIHIYLAPLHRLLQLFWAIGVVTAAVLTIQSSEPLALFVYNHPASLLGIGFTFAALTGIYFKEAFCFNRLETKILTPLVPSLLLGNLAGVLPVDGEKVLLGMWAVLFVVFALRKVVQPIPPDIGDKSVFSYLKEQRSARA is encoded by the coding sequence ATGACAACTGTGAAGCAGCAGGAACCGGAAGTTTATCAAGGTCAGTTTGGCGAGTTTACGATAACACAGAGCGATCGCGCTGGTGTCAGGATTTACCGAACTGGCTTGGCGATCGCAGCGCTTACCTTTGCGCTGGGGAGCGGACTGGTTCTATTCTCTAGCAACAACCCAGCTGCTATAGCTGCACTCACTCCCATCTATGCGTGTTTCTGCGCTGCGCTGGGCGTTAGTCTGGTTACAATTCATATCTATCTAGCACCGCTGCACCGACTGCTACAACTTTTTTGGGCAATCGGCGTTGTCACCGCAGCCGTACTGACCATACAAAGCAGCGAGCCTCTTGCCTTATTCGTTTACAACCACCCAGCTAGCCTTCTGGGGATAGGTTTTACTTTTGCGGCTTTGACGGGGATTTATTTCAAAGAAGCCTTCTGCTTTAACCGACTTGAGACCAAAATTCTTACGCCCCTAGTGCCCTCACTGCTGCTGGGGAACCTTGCAGGCGTTTTGCCAGTCGATGGGGAAAAGGTTTTGCTAGGAATGTGGGCGGTTCTGTTTGTGGTGTTTGCACTCCGCAAAGTGGTGCAACCAATTCCACCTGACATTGGTGATAAATCCGTTTTTTCCTATCTTAAAGAACAGCGTTCAGCTAGGGCTTAA
- a CDS encoding ElyC/SanA/YdcF family protein → MNVNKIKNIRLIHRKEMWTLTFQGWIVTLLCIAALSLGIVTNLHSFLSVSSPVQADILAVEGWLPDEALKGAIAEFNSHSYKKLITTGLPLLKGSYLAEYNNFAELAAATLIALGFDQQNLVAVPATDVIKYRTYAGAAALRQWLEKSDLKGKSINIYTLGVHARRSWLIFKQVLAPIEVGVIAAKPIDYDPKKWWNYSAGVRSVIDETIAYIYARLVNWQI, encoded by the coding sequence ATGAATGTAAATAAAATAAAAAATATTCGCCTAATACATCGTAAAGAAATGTGGACGCTTACATTTCAAGGGTGGATTGTTACCCTGCTTTGTATAGCGGCGTTAAGTCTTGGTATAGTTACTAATTTACACTCATTTTTATCAGTAAGTTCCCCTGTACAAGCTGATATATTGGCTGTTGAAGGATGGTTGCCGGATGAGGCGCTAAAAGGTGCGATCGCTGAATTTAACAGCCATTCTTATAAAAAGCTAATTACTACGGGATTGCCCTTACTCAAGGGTTCTTATCTGGCTGAATACAACAACTTTGCAGAACTGGCAGCAGCAACTTTGATAGCACTGGGGTTTGACCAACAGAACCTAGTAGCGGTTCCCGCAACTGACGTTATCAAGTATCGTACCTATGCAGGTGCAGCCGCACTTCGTCAGTGGCTAGAAAAATCAGATTTAAAAGGAAAATCGATTAATATTTATACGCTGGGCGTCCATGCACGCAGGAGTTGGCTTATTTTCAAACAAGTGCTAGCTCCTATCGAAGTCGGTGTTATTGCCGCCAAACCAATAGATTACGATCCTAAAAAGTGGTGGAATTATAGCGCTGGTGTTCGGTCAGTTATTGATGAAACTATCGCTTATATTTACGCACGTTTAGTCAATTGGCAAATCTAA
- the dprA gene encoding DNA-processing protein DprA: MVEERAFWVAWSQIPRLGPVLLKRMQQHFGSLSAAWEANAIDLGEVEGFGYQTVNLVLQERSRLNPEKILQQHISKNPHFWTPADAEYPRLLLEIPTPPPVLYYRGKVQPEENQGITPAIGIVGTRYPTEYGKRWTRKISATLAKKGFTIVSGMAKGIDTEAHRGCLEAGGRTIAVFGTGVDVIYPYQNRELYKHIIDKGLAVSEYPAGSQPTKEHFPPRNRIIAGLSRAILVMEAPAKSGALITAYYANEFCRDVYVLPGSLDNQNSLGCLGLLSKGAQVIMGEDHLLEMLGEIPQLDSVQQLSLFPSSPAPDLEPELKRVLQAISSEPTPFDLIVQQSELAASSVSSALLQLELMGLVSQLPGMRYQKC, from the coding sequence TTGGTAGAAGAACGCGCCTTTTGGGTGGCTTGGTCGCAAATTCCTAGACTTGGCCCGGTTTTGCTAAAGCGAATGCAGCAGCACTTTGGTTCTCTGTCGGCGGCGTGGGAGGCAAATGCAATTGATTTGGGGGAAGTAGAAGGGTTTGGCTATCAGACAGTTAATTTAGTGCTGCAAGAGCGATCGCGTCTTAACCCTGAAAAAATACTCCAGCAACATATCTCCAAAAATCCTCATTTCTGGACTCCCGCAGACGCCGAATATCCCCGCTTGCTGTTAGAAATTCCTACACCCCCACCAGTCTTATACTACCGAGGCAAAGTTCAACCGGAAGAGAATCAAGGCATTACACCAGCTATAGGTATTGTAGGTACTCGCTACCCAACAGAATACGGCAAAAGATGGACTCGCAAAATTAGTGCGACGCTGGCAAAGAAAGGCTTCACAATTGTTTCTGGAATGGCAAAAGGAATCGACACGGAAGCTCATCGCGGCTGTCTTGAAGCTGGTGGAAGGACAATTGCCGTCTTTGGAACTGGGGTAGATGTTATTTATCCTTATCAGAATCGGGAACTTTACAAACATATTATCGATAAGGGTTTAGCTGTCAGCGAGTATCCAGCAGGTAGCCAACCAACAAAAGAACATTTTCCCCCACGCAACCGCATTATTGCTGGCTTGAGTCGTGCCATATTAGTGATGGAAGCTCCTGCTAAATCTGGAGCGTTGATTACAGCTTATTATGCCAATGAATTCTGTCGGGATGTCTACGTTTTGCCTGGATCTTTGGATAATCAGAATTCGCTTGGTTGTTTGGGATTATTGAGTAAAGGAGCGCAGGTGATTATGGGTGAAGATCATCTGTTAGAAATGCTAGGAGAAATTCCTCAACTCGATTCAGTACAGCAGTTGTCGTTATTTCCCTCATCTCCCGCGCCGGATCTGGAACCAGAATTAAAACGGGTGTTACAAGCTATTTCCTCAGAACCGACACCGTTTGATTTAATTGTGCAGCAATCTGAGTTAGCAGCTAGTTCGGTATCGAGCGCGTTGTTGCAATTAGAATTAATGGGGCTAGTATCTCAATTGCCGGGAATGCGATACCAGAAATGTTGA
- a CDS encoding tetratricopeptide repeat protein, whose protein sequence is MLTVAFVCVGWILSVCLHEFGHAVVAYWGGDTSVKDKGYLTLNPLKYIDPMGSIVLPVIFLAIGGIALPGAAVYIDKRRLRDRWWNSAVSAAGPIASILVTLLLAIPFLFGFAPQDSDGWIWPALAFLILLEIAAIILNLLPIPPLDGYGIIEPWLPEKTQLQLRKFGQYGIFFLFGLLWFVEDLNRIFWLGAYRSIANLDIPLDMVAKGAESFTASSKFLLLGVIVVSLLARRVVNPHLGWYDKAQKLASSQKYEEAIAAYDKAIHLKPDYYEAWHARGWALYSLGRGEDAIASYKRAIEIKPDFSLSWHNIGWVLTQSKRYEEAIAAYDKAIEIEPNDASIWTNRSLALGNLKRYADAIASCDKAIEINSEYAYAWYTKAGCYAEQGKVDLAIESLQRALALERKTFREYAKTDLSFDAIRDDERFQKLIIDR, encoded by the coding sequence GTGTTAACTGTTGCATTCGTATGTGTTGGCTGGATTCTATCAGTTTGCCTGCACGAGTTTGGTCATGCAGTTGTTGCTTATTGGGGGGGCGATACTTCAGTTAAAGATAAGGGGTATTTAACTTTAAATCCGTTAAAGTATATAGACCCAATGGGGAGTATTGTTCTGCCCGTTATCTTTCTCGCTATCGGTGGAATTGCGCTACCTGGGGCAGCAGTTTATATTGATAAGAGAAGATTGCGCGATCGCTGGTGGAACAGTGCAGTCTCAGCAGCAGGCCCGATTGCTAGTATTCTTGTTACTTTATTGCTGGCAATACCCTTTTTGTTTGGTTTTGCCCCCCAGGATAGCGATGGCTGGATATGGCCTGCTTTAGCATTTCTGATTTTGCTAGAAATCGCTGCTATAATTTTGAATTTGCTGCCAATTCCACCCCTAGATGGTTATGGCATTATCGAGCCTTGGTTGCCCGAAAAAACTCAACTTCAATTAAGAAAGTTTGGTCAATATGGAATATTTTTCCTGTTCGGGCTGCTGTGGTTTGTAGAGGATTTGAATCGCATTTTCTGGCTGGGAGCTTATAGGAGCATTGCCAATCTAGATATTCCACTGGATATGGTAGCTAAGGGAGCCGAGTCGTTCACCGCATCGTCTAAATTTTTGCTACTAGGAGTTATTGTTGTTAGTTTGCTGGCGCGTAGGGTGGTTAATCCCCATCTGGGTTGGTACGATAAAGCGCAGAAGTTAGCAAGTTCGCAAAAATACGAAGAAGCGATCGCGGCTTACGATAAAGCGATTCACCTCAAGCCAGACTATTATGAAGCTTGGCACGCTCGCGGGTGGGCGTTATATAGTTTGGGACGCGGGGAAGATGCGATCGCTTCTTATAAAAGAGCTATTGAAATTAAGCCAGACTTTTCTCTAAGCTGGCATAATATTGGTTGGGTTTTAACTCAATCAAAACGTTACGAAGAAGCGATCGCCGCTTACGATAAAGCAATTGAAATCGAGCCTAATGACGCTAGCATTTGGACTAATCGGAGCTTGGCGCTAGGCAATTTGAAGCGATATGCAGATGCGATCGCCTCTTGTGACAAAGCCATTGAAATTAATTCTGAATACGCTTACGCTTGGTATACCAAAGCTGGTTGCTATGCCGAACAAGGCAAGGTTGATTTAGCAATCGAAAGCCTACAGCGGGCACTCGCTCTCGAAAGGAAAACATTTAGAGAATATGCAAAAACTGACTTAAGTTTTGATGCAATTCGAGACGATGAGCGTTTTCAGAAGTTAATTATAGATAGGTAA
- a CDS encoding Gfo/Idh/MocA family protein has product MPSSSQINQPKIGIAVVGTGFGQKVHIPGFEYYPRTQVVAVYNQDLDKAKSIAEDHKIPNACDSIKAILSLPEVQAVSISTPPFLHYDMAKAVVQAGKHLLLEKPTALSASEARLLYQLAQDKGIVAAMDFEFRFVPAWQLFAEYLAEGYVGQKRLIKIDWLVPSRADASRPWNWYSRKDQGGGALGAVASHTFDYISWLFGDVRRLCARLTTAIPTRPDPKTGEMKPVDADDTCMLMLQLADGTPCQICISSVVHGGGHFVEVYGDRGTLVLGSDNQKDYVHGFRLSAAPAGKPLAEIEIPNRLIFPQSYADGRIAPFIRLVDKWVQSIDSGVAMTPSLREGVYSQLLMDLAHQSHETDSWVDVPELNKYLASGS; this is encoded by the coding sequence ATGCCTTCTTCATCACAGATAAATCAGCCGAAAATTGGGATCGCAGTTGTAGGTACTGGATTTGGTCAAAAAGTCCATATTCCAGGTTTTGAATATTACCCACGCACTCAGGTAGTTGCTGTTTATAATCAAGATTTAGATAAAGCTAAATCTATCGCTGAAGACCATAAGATTCCGAATGCTTGCGATAGTATAAAAGCAATATTATCCTTGCCGGAGGTACAGGCGGTTAGCATATCTACACCGCCGTTTTTGCACTATGACATGGCAAAGGCAGTGGTGCAAGCTGGGAAACATTTGTTATTAGAAAAACCAACGGCTCTCTCGGCATCAGAAGCGCGATTGCTGTACCAGCTAGCACAAGATAAAGGCATCGTGGCGGCGATGGATTTTGAATTTCGCTTTGTCCCCGCATGGCAGCTATTTGCAGAATATTTGGCAGAAGGATATGTAGGACAAAAGCGCCTAATTAAAATTGATTGGTTAGTGCCGTCTCGTGCAGATGCATCGCGCCCTTGGAACTGGTATTCTCGAAAAGATCAAGGAGGCGGGGCGCTAGGTGCAGTGGCTTCTCATACTTTTGATTATATTAGCTGGTTGTTTGGCGACGTGCGGCGATTGTGCGCGAGGTTGACGACAGCAATTCCCACTCGTCCAGATCCAAAAACAGGTGAAATGAAGCCTGTCGATGCTGATGATACTTGTATGTTGATGCTACAGTTGGCAGATGGAACGCCTTGTCAGATTTGCATCAGTTCGGTTGTGCATGGGGGCGGCCATTTTGTAGAAGTATATGGCGATCGCGGCACTTTAGTTTTGGGTAGCGACAATCAAAAAGATTACGTTCATGGTTTTCGTCTAAGCGCAGCACCCGCAGGTAAACCCCTAGCTGAAATAGAAATCCCCAATCGTCTAATTTTTCCTCAAAGTTACGCTGACGGTCGCATTGCTCCGTTTATTAGATTAGTAGACAAGTGGGTACAAAGTATCGATAGTGGTGTTGCAATGACACCATCGCTGCGCGAGGGAGTTTACTCACAGCTATTGATGGATTTAGCGCATCAATCGCATGAAACAGACAGTTGGGTAGATGTGCCAGAATTGAATAAGTATTTGGCTAGTGGTTCGTAA
- the gshB gene encoding glutathione synthase has protein sequence MKLAFIIDPIEQLDPTHDSSVAMMEAAQNMGCEVWITQANKLSVVNGQAWAILEPVRLTPVELDNGRWMAAAQWYQVGDRVLQPLEYMDAVFMRTDPPVTVPYLYATYILDYINPAKTLVVNAPKGLRAANEKMYALQFKEAIPETIVSADKLVIRQFLEEKGAAVLKPLGGKAGEGILFLDPSDRNFNSLIEISTFQGKFPVMVQTYLPAAKEGDKRIILLNGEPIGAVNRIPTGKEFRGNMAVGGRVAQTEITQREREICAQLAPTLQQDGLIFVGIDVIGGYLTEVNVTSPTGIREIDRLEGTKLGEQVVELVARLKH, from the coding sequence GTGAAACTGGCGTTTATCATTGACCCCATCGAACAGCTGGACCCCACTCACGATAGCAGCGTAGCTATGATGGAAGCCGCGCAAAATATGGGTTGCGAGGTTTGGATAACTCAAGCTAACAAGTTGAGTGTAGTGAACGGTCAAGCTTGGGCTATTTTGGAGCCTGTTCGCTTGACACCTGTGGAACTGGATAACGGGCGGTGGATGGCAGCAGCTCAGTGGTATCAAGTGGGCGATCGCGTCTTGCAACCGCTTGAGTACATGGATGCTGTATTCATGCGGACAGATCCCCCCGTAACGGTTCCATACCTTTACGCAACCTACATCCTAGACTATATTAATCCTGCAAAAACGCTGGTCGTTAACGCGCCTAAAGGACTGCGGGCAGCCAATGAAAAAATGTATGCGCTCCAGTTTAAGGAAGCGATTCCAGAAACAATTGTCAGCGCAGATAAATTGGTAATCAGGCAGTTTTTGGAGGAAAAAGGGGCGGCAGTTCTGAAGCCGTTGGGCGGCAAAGCTGGGGAAGGAATTTTATTTCTAGATCCGAGCGATCGCAACTTTAATTCTCTAATAGAAATCAGTACGTTTCAAGGTAAGTTTCCCGTCATGGTTCAAACTTATTTACCAGCCGCAAAAGAAGGAGATAAACGCATTATCTTGCTTAATGGCGAACCGATTGGCGCTGTGAATCGCATCCCCACAGGCAAAGAATTTCGGGGCAATATGGCCGTCGGTGGCAGAGTCGCTCAAACTGAAATTACCCAACGAGAGCGCGAGATTTGCGCTCAATTAGCCCCGACATTGCAACAGGATGGCTTAATATTTGTAGGCATTGATGTTATCGGCGGCTACCTTACCGAAGTTAACGTTACCAGTCCTACTGGAATTCGTGAAATTGATAGGCTAGAAGGCACAAAGTTGGGCGAACAAGTAGTTGAATTGGTGGCACGGTTGAAACACTGA
- the grxC gene encoding glutaredoxin 3 — protein MSAKVEIYTWRTCPFCIRAKDLLDSKGVDYTEYSIDGDEAARAKMAQRSNGRRSVPQIFIDDSHVGGCDDIHALDAKGQLDLLLQGS, from the coding sequence ATGTCCGCAAAAGTTGAAATTTACACCTGGAGAACTTGCCCCTTCTGCATCAGAGCCAAGGATTTACTAGACAGCAAGGGAGTTGACTACACCGAATACAGCATTGATGGTGATGAGGCGGCGAGGGCAAAAATGGCTCAACGCTCCAACGGACGCCGCTCTGTGCCACAAATTTTCATTGACGATAGCCACGTCGGCGGCTGCGATGACATCCATGCTCTGGACGCTAAAGGGCAGCTAGATTTACTCCTGCAAGGCAGCTAG